In a single window of the Mugil cephalus isolate CIBA_MC_2020 chromosome 6, CIBA_Mcephalus_1.1, whole genome shotgun sequence genome:
- the LOC125008983 gene encoding interferon-induced protein 44-like isoform X1, translating to MNPRLTVNQQRMICSQLGRVKLQLLYKASVHGYTSAAFHQRCDNCSLTVSVGYNASGFVFGGYTQQPFSKSGQFVRDDQAFLFTFSGEMFLKYPVTQPVYAVKMMSNSGPYFGEDLALSNGNKATVYSNPGNYYNFNAAEMHGNDLNLTECEVYQVEETTELERPWRTIIWESKKRIELMESIKTYKPTVSSMSQVRVLLVGPVGAGKSSFFNSVSSVFRGRVSSQAMCGSSDTSLTTQFRTYSLKDGREGKPLPVILCDTMGLEERSGAGLDIDDISSIVKGHLPDRYQFNPSAAVHSEAYGYIKSPELKDKIHCVAYVLDSCKVSIMPEKLEEKLNAIRRKINSMGIPQLVLFTKVDEACPLVKEDVRNIYKSGYIKELMQEVSGCLGVPLSSVVPVKNYSEEFELDVNCDILLLSAVIQMLRSIDDYFDDFSDQLSSVETKLV from the exons ATGAACCCTCGGCTAACGGTGAACCAGCAGAGAATGATCTGTTCTCAGCTGGGAAGGGTCAAACTACAGCTGCTGTACAAGGCCAGCGTCCATGGATACACCAGTGCAGCCTTCCACCAACGATGTGACAACTGCTCTCTCACTGTGTCTGTGGGCTATAATGCCTCTGGATTTGTGTTTGGAGGATACACCCAACAACCTTTTTCTAAGTCTGGACAGTTTGTCCGTGATGACCAGGcctttcttttcactttcagtGGTGAAATGTTCCTCAAATATCCAGTCACTCAACCTGTATATGCAGTGAAAATGATGAGTAACTCTGGTCCTTACTTTGGAGAAGATTTGGCTCTATCCAATGGAAACAAAGCTACAGTTTACAGCAATCCAGGAAATTACTACAACTTTAATGCTGCAGAAATGCATGGAAATGACCTGAATCTGACTGAGTGTGAAGTCTACCAGGTGGAGG AAACCACTGAACTTGAGCGTCCATGGAGGACTATAATCTGGGAATCTAA GAAGAGGATAGAGCTGATGGAGAGCATTAAAACCTACAAACCCACTGTAAGCTCCATGTCCCAGGTTCGGGTTTTGCTCGTTGGACCAGTTGGAGCTGGAAAGTCCAGCTTCTTTAACTCTGTCAGCTCTGTATTCAGAGGTCGTGTCAGCAGCCAGGCCATGTGTGGCAGCTCTGACACCAGCCTCACTACACAG TTTCGCACCTACTCTCTGAAAGATGGACGGGAAGGCAAACCTCTGCCAGTTATCTTATGCGATACCATGGGACTGGAGGAACGCAGTGGAGCAGGCCTTGATATAGATGACATCAGCAGTATTGTTAAAGGTCATCTGCCAGACCGTTATCAG TTCAACCCCTCTGCTGCGGTGCATTCGGAGGCCTATGGCTATATCAAGTCTCCAGAGCTCAAGGACAAGATCCACTGTGTAGCTTACGTACTGGATTCCTGCAAGGTCTCCATCATGCCTgaaaagctggaggagaagctgaatgCAATCCGCAGAAAAATCAACTCAATGG ggaTTCCTCAGCTGGTCTTGTTCACTAAAGTGGATGAAGCCTGCCCTCTGGTGAAGGAGGATGTGAGGAACATCTATAAGAGTGGATACATTAAGGAGTTG ATGCAGGAGGTCAGCGGTTGTCTTGGTGTGCCACTGTCCTCTGTGGTTCCAGTCAAGAACTACAGTGAAGAGTTTGAGTTGGACGTGAACTGTGACATCCTGCTCCTCAGCGCCGTCATTCAGATGCTTCGCTCAATTGATGACTACTTTGATGACTTCAGTGACCAACTGAGCAGTGTTGAAACCAAACTTGTCTGA